The Sardina pilchardus chromosome 5, fSarPil1.1, whole genome shotgun sequence DNA window gtgtgtgtgtgtgtgtgtgtgtgtgtgtgtgtgtgtgtgtgtgtgtcttgtaggTGACCGATGGAAGTTTGACCTTTCCAGCTGTCACCAGGGAAGACAGAGGAGGCTACAGTTGCCGTGCCTACAGTCTCCAAGGAGAGGCTATACACACCACCCGACTACTGGTGCAAGGTATGTttgacagaagaagagagaaattgaggttggaatggagaggtgtgtgtgtgtgtgtgtgagagagagtgatggaaagagagacagaaagagataaataagccaggtacatgtgtgtgagtgtgtttatttttgtcttgtgtgtgtgattaaagatctactttctcctctctcacactcggcctctctcgctttctctatcAGGTCCTCCATTCATCATCTCTCCCCCAGAGAATGTCACACTCAACGTATCCCAAGATGCATTGTTCACCTGTCAGTCCGAGGCGTATCCTGGCAACCTGACATACACCTGGTTGTTAGGTGAAGAGAATGTCTTTTTCAAGAAGTAAGTCATGATTGCTTATTGTCTTCctctaacagacacacatgtacagtatccatgcacacacacacacaccatgctcacacacacacaccatgcacgcacacacacaccacaccatgcacacacgcacacacacacacacacacacacacacacacacacacacacacacacacacaccagtttccTGTACCCCTCATTCCTCATGTTCTCTTTCTCCAGTGGACTGAAGAGGCGGGTCAGCATCTTGATTGATGGCTCATTGATTGTTTCCCGGGTAATCCCCGAGGATGCTGGGAAATACACCTGTCGCCCTAGCAACGGGCTTGGCACTGccccctctgcctctgcctacCTGAGTGtacagtgtaagtgtgtgtgtgtgtttgtgtgtgtgtgtgtgtctatgtataaaaaaagttgtgttttgtttttgtgagactACGGGATGAgggtgtaaatgtatgtatttgtgtgtgtgtgtgtgtgtgtgtgtgtgtgtgtttgcatgcgtgcgtgtgtgtgtgtgtgtgtgtttcagacccTGCACGTGTGGTCAACATGCCGTCCGTCATTTACGGTGCTCTTGGTTACCATGGATATCTCCGCTGTCCAGCCGATGCTAACCCACCTGTTAACAAGGTGTCCTGGAGACGAGACGGCCTACCACTACGCAtcgaaaaggtgtgtgtgtgtgtgtgtgtgtatgatgctaTTCatggaagaagtgtgtgtggtgtgcctgACGCTACACATTTACAaggtgtgcacgtgtgtgtgtgtgtgtgtgtgtgtgtgtgtgtgtgtgtgtgtgtgtgtgtgtgagactgataGCATATTCCTATATTCCTCTGTATGtctcatgtgtgtgcgcatacatgtatgtgtgtgtgtgcatatgtgtgtgtgtgtgtgtgtatgtgtgtttgtgaatgtgtgtgtgtatctgatagCATATGCCTCTGTatgtctcatgtgtgtgtgtgtgtgtgtgtgtgtgtgtgtcctgcagcatCCTGGCTGGACCCAGATGGCTGACGGGAACATCTTGATAGCTGAGGTGACGGAGGACATGCTGGGGACGTACACCTGCACGCCTTACAACGCACTGGGCAGCACCGGCCAATCACGCGCTGCTACTCTGGTgcttaaggtacacacacacacacacacacacctgcatgcctTACAATGCACTGGGCAGCACCGGCCAATCACGCGCTGCTACTCTGGTgcttaaggtacacacacacacacacacacacctgcatgcctTACAATGCACTGGGCAGCACCGGCCAATCACGCGCTGCTACTCTGGTgcttaaggtacacacacacacacacacacacctgcatgcctTACAATGCACTGGGCAGCACCGGCCAATCACGCGCTGCTACTCTGGTgcttaaggtacacacacacacacacacacacacacacacacacacacacctgcacgccTTACAATGCACTGGGTGGGCAGCACCAGCCAATCACACGCTGCTACTGTAGTACTTACagtaaggtacacacacacacacacacacacacacacacacacttatacacgcCGAGTTTCTCCAGTGCTTTTAAGTGTAATGATTATCTAGTATGTTGCCCTATGTgtatcttatgtgtgtgtgtgtgtgtgtgtgtgtacgtctgggtgtgtgcgtgtgtgtgtgtgtgtgcgtgtaggatCCTCCCAAATTCCTGGCAGTGCCGGCAGGAGAGTACCGACAGGAAGTTGGGCGGGAGGTGGTTGTTCCCTGTGAAGCCGACACCAATATTACCTGGAGAAAggtacacccacacccacacatacacaaacaccacatacacacacacacacacacacacacacacacacacactttcacacccaCATCAACTCATACACACCAATATTACCTGGAGAAAggtacacccacacccacacatacacaaacaccacatacgcacacacagacacacacacacacacacactttcacacccacatccactcATACACACCAATATTACCTGGAGAAAggtacacccacacccacacatacacaaacaccacatacatacacacacacacacacacactctcacacccacacatccactcaTGCACACCAATATTACCTGAAGAAAggtacacccacacatacacaaacaccacatacagacatactgtacacaccaaaaAAATGCTGTATTGACTTGTATGttttttgtgcttgtgtgtgcttgtgtgcgcatgtgtgtgtgcgtgcgtgtgtgtgcgtgcgtgcgtgtgtgtgtgtgtgtattccctcaGGTCGGACTCCCTTCTCATCACCAGCATGTCGTCCTCCCCCACGGCAGTTTACACATCCTGTCTCTCGCCAAAGAGGATCATGGGATATGGGAGTGTGTGGCCACCAACGAGGCGACCAGCATTACTGCCAGCACCAAGCTGCTCGTGTCTGGtgagtgcgtgtttgtgtgtgtgtgtgtgtgtgtgtgtgtgtgtgtgtgcgcacacgcggCACTGCCAGCATCAAGCTACTCGtgtctggtgagtgtgtgtgtatgagcaccAAGCTGCTCGtgtctggtgagtgtgtgtgtgtgtgtgtgtgtgtggggtactGCCAGCACAAAGttccttgtgtatgtgtgtgaggggagtacTGTACCTACCATAGTGCTttctagtatgtgtgtgaggggagtgcTGTTTTAATgctttctggtgtgtgtgagaggagtacGATTCCTGTCATAGTGATTtctggtgtgtatttgtgtgtgtgtgtggcacaacaGGCACAACCCCCCATGCCCCTCTGGATATCCGTGTTGCCGTGACGGCGAGTGCAGCCAATGTCTCCTGGGAGCCGGGATACGAcggagggtttgagcagaccTTCACCGTCTGGTAGGATAGCACCAGTTAGCATCTTAGCATCTTgagtttccccttggggatcaataaagcatctatctatctatctatctatcaaagaCAATTCAAAATCAAACTACAAACAAACACCTTAATTAAACATGCTGAACTAAACTAGTATAACCATCAAAGACCATTCAAAATCAAACTACAAAACAAATTAAACATGGCACACTAAACTAGGAAAATCATGAAAGCCAGTTTATCATGATCAAACTAGAAAATAAACACTAATTCAAACAGCCAAACTAAAAATGTGGTTTTGTAAACACAGTTTGGGTGGAGCCCATACATTTGATTGGCAGTAATTAACTTGCCCCCCCTCTGCCTGCTAAGAGATGTAAACATCCTCCACAATCATAAGTCCCTGGTGATGCAATGATCCCTCCTACTTCCCCATGCTCCCTTACTCTTAGGCTGGGtcaaccctgcctgatctgccagtGATTgtgatttcaccctgcagctcaggctggaaacctgcacatctatctctcctgcttcctgtccacatcttctgggttcAATCACTAACTACCTTATCCAAAAAACGCatccggatcattggtctgattggttgaaggactatccaaaagtgtaCACCCTCATTTATACTATCCCCATTGACCACACcacttgtgcagtagaaataaagcgcagcctccccatactaatgttctatcttaaaagattgtgctgagtctggtgatagccagactaacaccccccccccccatttctccAGTAACTCTGCACTCACGTTCCCTCTCTCCGCGGGGGGTGCCGGCAGACATCGCTCTCTAGCGATCTCCACTACAGGCATTCCAGGATCAAGGCCAAACATGCTTTTTAACTTCATAGCACAGCGATATTGGGCAAATGTGTGAAACTAGGAAAATCATCAAAGACAAATCAAACTACAAAACACTCTAATTCAATCTGCCAAACTAAACGAGGAAaatcagacaacacacacacacacacacacacacatacagacagatgccagagagtctgtgtgtatggattCCAACATCAATATGATAATAAAACATAATATATAATAGAATTCATGAAAACATTGATGTCTTTCTGTGTACAaatggatgcgtgtgtgtgtgtgtgtgtgtgtgtgtgtgtgtgtgtgtgtgtgtgtgtgtgtctgggtatggtatgtgtttgtatgtgtatgtgtatgtgtatgtgtgtgtgtgtgtgtgtgtgtatggtatgtgtgtgtgtgtgtgtgtgtggtatgtgtgtgtgtgtttctgtgtgtatgtatgcacccTGGCCAGgatcaagagagagagtctgggaGCACATGATTGGCTGTCGCTCCCGGTAACGGTGAAGGGTCAGCACTGGCTACTGCTGAAGGGCCTGCAGTCAGAGACCATCTACGAGTTCAGCATCCTGTCCAGCAACAAGATGGGCACGGGGCGCTTCAGTGAAGTAGTCACTGCCAGCACTCTAggtacacataccacacacacacacacatacatgcataccacacacacacacacacacacacataccacacatacacacataccacacacacacgcacgcacgcacacacgcacacacacacacacacacacacacacacacacacacacacgcacacacgcacacacacacacacacacacacacacacacacacacacacacgagcaaacACATGATGGGCAATAAGGCTATTGTCTATATTTGTAAAATGTTGTTtcttttgtcctctctctctctcgctgtgtgtttgtgtgtgtgtgtgtgtgtgtgtgtgtgtgtgtgtgtggtgtatgtgcatTACTAGACTCCCCCGTAACAACCCACGAGCCTCCCCTTATCTTGACCCCACCCCGATGTCTCACAGCCAATAGGACACAGCAAGGGGTGGCCCTTATGTGGATCcctccagccaatcacagtcTTCCAATCGACCGATATGTAGTCGAATTCCGATTGGCCGAGAGGTGGGAAGTCTTCGATGATTCCATCTTACCTGGAGACACAGAACTATTGGCCCGGgatctacaggtgtgtgtgtgtgtgtgtgtgtgtgtgtggtctagaCAGATTTTGGTTACAACTCTGTTCATCAGCAATAAGAAattcattattgtgtgtgtgtgggtatgtgtgtgtgtgtgtgtgtgtgtgtgtgtgtgtgtgtgtgtgtgtgtgtgtgtgtgtgtgtgtgtgtgtgtgtgtgtttataggaaGCCTGGTATGAGTTCAGGGTGATGGCTGTGATGGAAGACATTGTTAGCGATCCCAGCAACATAGTAGGGGTCTCCAGCAcaggtgagtatgtgtgtgtgtgtgtatgtgtgtgtgtgtgtgtgtgtgtgtgtgtgtgtgtgtgtgtgtgtgtgtgtgtgtacatatatgtatgTCATAGTTCTATAAGTCTGACTTTgtttttatgttgttgttttgatgtactgtatgtatatgtgtgtgtgtgtgtgtgtgtatgtacagtatgtgtgtgtgtgtgtgtgtacataattaTATGTATGTCATAGTTCTATAAATCTGagtatgtttttatgttgttgatttgatgtactgtatgtatatgtgtgtgtgtgtgtgtgtgtgcgtgtgcgtgtgcgtgtgtgtgtgtgtgtgtgtgtgtgtgtgtcagatgccTTCCCCCCTCCGGAGCTGGCGGACGAGAGCCTGGCGCGGCCGGTGGTGGCGGGCGTGGTGGCGACGGTGTGCTTCCTGGCGTCGGGCGTCATCTTCAGCATCATGGCCATGTGCGTGGTCAGCCAGCGCAGGGAGCGCAGGAGGAAGGCACGCCGGAGAAGAGGTACTGTGATGAGTCCTGGAggttcgtacacacacacacacacgcgcgtgcacacacacatgcacacacacacacacacacacacacacacacacacacacacacacacacactcacacacacacacacacacacacacacacacacacacacgcacacacacacactcacacgcacactcacacacacacacacacacacacacacacacacacacacacacacacacacacacatgcacacacacacagacatgcacacacagagacactattATTAAATGTATATATTGACAGAAGTAGAAGTCTATTGACGTACatgtttctgtctctgtatcttGACTGTCTTGTCTATAACTTGTCTGTTGTCGTTTTatcattttgtttttataatcTCTACACAgttgtgtgtaaatatgagtgTGAAGTCttacctcctctccctctctctctctctctctctctctctctctctctctctctctctctctctctctctctctctctctctctctctccctctctctctctctctctgtcagatccccctctctccataaCACACTGCAAGAAGTCTGTTGGGACGCCGTAAGTTGCCATTCCATGCCATTCCATTTCCATACATACGGTAATATTCCTGTGCCacagacaccacagacacaacatgtactgtttatggacacacacttattaacacacacacatacagtacacacatacacacacacacacacatgcttctaaAATCGCTTCAAAATTGATAAATGGTTGATaaaaggtgttagggtgctctgaatatgagatccaaatttatttttcaaacttgtgaggtctgctgttcagtccctgatggattttcttttctcttcattgctttttcggagagtgtttctacttatctcaataagaaaaaaaacccaagagtctatgttgagtaaaaatgtgtcttctgaaggcctaaacagaacacagccaaaaactccaataaaatgttgatcaactttgagggactgctatgaccatgcaggatcatccagactattcgtaatgattttactgcatactattcctatttatgcaccagcctgcaaaatttgagcctcctacggattctagttcttgagcaatgagcttgtgaactttgacaaaaaaaagaggcagaacaaatttgacacccccctccccctgtaaaactggctgttacttgaaaagtattgatcttagcacaaaaacattttacagagtgtctcctgggtaacataggcacacatggtatttttttcagatttttttgagacgcaagtgcgtgggctctggttgatttggcgtggaatgacccaaatgGTTTTAAGATGGTTCTAAGATGGTTCTctttgtctcattctctctcctctcttcttcctcttttctctcctctcttcttgtctggtctcttctctcttctcttctcttttcctctccccttttctcttcttttctcttctcatctcttctcttctcttctctccttccctcctgtcTCGCCCAATCAGAACCTCCTCGGAGAAGGTGAGCCCAGAGAGCTCCCGGTCCGCAGGACCCCAGTCGGGGTCGTCCGAAGAGCGCCTGCCTGAAAAGAAACAACAATCgctacctcctccctctccccggaaagagagagagaaagagaaggacatctcgctctccctctaCAAGTCTGCCAAACGAGCAATAATCAGCAAGCGCTCCAGGATGGGCCgtatcccggacgagcccccggCACAGGGCCCCATCGAGCTGATCAGCCGCGGGCCGGACGGACGCTTCATCACCGAGTCGCCCGGCAACGCCCGCGAGAGCTCCGGCTCGCACCGCGACCAGCGCCACCGCATCCGGGGCTTCCCCTTCGTGGAGGAGTCGGACATGTACCCGGAGTTCCGCCAgtcagacgaggaggaggaggagagcgaagCGGGCACCATCGCACAGCCACCCATGGGTGCTGGTACTGCCCGCCGATATttgcctcttcctctgtctctctctcaatctctatcttaatctctatctttctctcaattcaattcagttcaattcaattcaattcaattaaattcaattcaattcaattcaattcaattcaactcaattcaattAGCTTTAGCCGGGATCACATAAGAAATAACAAAGCATCAGTGGTGAAGCATAACACGACGCTCAGACCATAAAGGTTCAAAAGAAgttctatctttctgtctctcatctTCACTCATCACTGCTGCTCTCTGTTGCTCATCTTGCTCTGTCTGTAGAAGCCTCAGTTGTGTCCTTTCTGTGTCGGTCAGTAGTAACGTcccgtccatctctctctctctctctccctctctctctctctctctctctctctctccgtcccagGGAGGGTGTCCTACGTGCCGTCCACCATGAGGACGATGCTGCGTCCGCCGCAGGTGTCGCCGCTCTCGTCCAGTCAGGAGTCGTACCTGCACCCCCCCGCCTACAGCCCGCGCTTACAGCGCCCCCTGCAGGGCTACACCATCCTGGAGACGTCCCGCCTGCGCCCCCCCGGACCCCTCCACGACCCCCCCACCTTCCCCGGGGGCTTCGCCTTCCCCAGTGGCCACTACTACGACTACAGCCTGGACCCCGACCCACCACCGCCCTTCTACCTCGCAGAGATGAGTCCACTCAGAAGGTGACCGccgccatccctctctctctttctctctctccctccctctctctcgctctctctctctctctttctctatctctctcattctctatctctttctcattctctctccctctctcgttctctctctctctcgctttacCCTTCTCACCAAGTCCCTCAGAAACTGACGGCCTCTGCgtgtctttccttctctctcttcctcactctctttcgctccctctcttctttctttctctcctcctctctctctcctcgtccaCCTTTCTACCTCGCTGAGATGAGTCCGCTGGGAAGGTGACCgctgtcatccctctctctctctctctctctctctctctctctctctctctctctctctctccatccaccttTCTAACATGCTGAGATAAGTCCGCTCAGAAGGTGACTGCCGTCGTCTCTCCACCCTTCTACCACACCAAGACCAGTCCCTTAGAAACTGACcgcatctctgtgtgtctttccttctctctcacacattttctctctctccccctctctctctgtctctctttaccCTTCTCACCAAGTCCCTCAGAAACTGACTGTCTTTCTGtatgtcctttctctctctcacattctctctttctctcttactcactttctctctctctctgtctctcactctctctatctcactctcatttctctctctctctctctctctctcacacacactctctctctgtctcagctcGGTCATGTCGTCGCCCCCGTACCACCTGGAGGGCTCGTTCGGCTGCCACCCTCCCATCCTGGAGGAGCTGGGGGAGGAGCTCGGGGAGGAGGGGGCGGAGCTGCAGCCCTTCTACTCCTCCTCGGGGGTGGAGTTCAGCTCGGCGTCGCGCTCCTCCGACATGTGGCACCCGGGCGAGCCGCTGCCCTTCGCCGGCCTGGAGGGTCCGCACCTGATGTTCCCGCTCTACCAGCAGCTCCAGTTCCAGCGTGAGCCCGCGCTGCCTCCCCCAGcacccctgctcctgcccccccctctcccggCCCCCTCCTCCTACCCCGCCGTCATGCCCCTCCACGTCCCCAGGGGGCGCCACAAGAAGTCGCCCAGCAAGGCGCGGGCCCAGGAGGTGCAGCAGGTGGGAGCGCTCCGGCACACGGCGCAGGGGCTGGGCGTCCCCGTCCTGCCCTTCCTCCCCGAACCCGAACCACCACTGGGGTCAGTAGCAGGGTCCGCTCTCCACtgaactcacacacgcacgcacacacacacacatacaaccacaaCCAGAACCGCCGCTGGGGTCAGTAGCAGTATCCGCTCTCcactgaactcacacacacacacacacgcacgcacgcagtcTCATTCTCACTACTACACACAGTCTTACTCTACCAGCTATGAGTTCAGCATCCTCTCCAGCATTAAGATGGGCCCTCTTCCCTCTTATCAGCATTCTTATTGAATGTTACCTCATCCCACTGAGCTCTGTTCTTTGGTACATCAGCTCTAGGGACGTAGTGGGGATCCTAACATTCCTAACATTCCTAATGATCCTAATGTTCCTAATGTTCCTAATGTTCCTGTCGTTACTCATTTTCCTGATATTCCCAATTTTCCTTATATCCCTAATGTTCCTGATATTCCTTATGTGTCTACTGTTCCTAATGTTCCTGATTTTACTGATGTTCCTAACATtccaatatatatttttcagattaatataatataatataatattaatataatattgAATTTAGAACAGCAACGCATTACACTATGTTACAGATATTAATATTATCATCATTACTACAGCTGTAAAGTGTTACTGGTGGTGAGTGTGTTGAGGCCTGTGTTGCTCCAGAGCAGCTTGGCCTGTGTTgtgaagagtgtgttgtgtatgtgtgttgtgttgtgtgtgtgttgtgtgtgtgtgtgtgtgtgtgtgttctctgcagACCGTTTGGTGGGCTGGACATGCAGTGGTACGAGGTCACTTCCCAGCTGAGCCCTCCGCAGCCCCGGCGCTTGGACCCCGGCTGGTGCGTGCACCCCATGGTGCTGCAGCCC harbors:
- the igsf9bb gene encoding protein turtle homolog B; amino-acid sequence: MTLIAVATEAEESPPPHFLTARAGESVVLPCHVTQPRIVIGQQTSYVVEWFKAGNSIPIFISFRYYPPHVDPEYAGRATLQGKSSLRIDRVAAEDHGWYECKILVLEQQYDGFQNGSWVHLTVNAPPSFRQTPPQYVETQEGISVTLTCVANGNPTPTVTWLREGKVIHGNGKYKVTDGSLTFPAVTREDRGGYSCRAYSLQGEAIHTTRLLVQGPPFIISPPENVTLNVSQDALFTCQSEAYPGNLTYTWLLGEENVFFKNGLKRRVSILIDGSLIVSRVIPEDAGKYTCRPSNGLGTAPSASAYLSVQYPARVVNMPSVIYGALGYHGYLRCPADANPPVNKVSWRRDGLPLRIEKHPGWTQMADGNILIAEVTEDMLGTYTCTPYNALGSTGQSRAATLVLKDPPKFLAVPAGEYRQEVGREVVVPCEADTNITWRKVGLPSHHQHVVLPHGSLHILSLAKEDHGIWECVATNEATSITASTKLLVSGTTPHAPLDIRVAVTASAANVSWEPGYDGGFEQTFTVWIKRESLGAHDWLSLPVTVKGQHWLLLKGLQSETIYEFSILSSNKMGTGRFSEVVTASTLDSPVTTHEPPLILTPPRCLTANRTQQGVALMWIPPANHSLPIDRYVVEFRLAERWEVFDDSILPGDTELLARDLQEAWYEFRVMAVMEDIVSDPSNIVGVSSTDAFPPPELADESLARPVVAGVVATVCFLASGVIFSIMAMCVVSQRRERRRKARRRRDPPLSITHCKKSVGTPTSSEKVSPESSRSAGPQSGSSEERLPEKKQQSLPPPSPRKEREKEKDISLSLYKSAKRAIISKRSRMGRIPDEPPAQGPIELISRGPDGRFITESPGNARESSGSHRDQRHRIRGFPFVEESDMYPEFRQSDEEEEERRVSYVPSTMRTMLRPPQVSPLSSSQESYLHPPAYSPRLQRPLQGYTILETSRLRPPGPLHDPPTFPGGFAFPSGHYYDYSLDPDPPPPFYLAEMSPLRSSVMSSPPYHLEGSFGCHPPILEELGEELGEEGAELQPFYSSSGVEFSSASRSSDMWHPGEPLPFAGLEGPHLMFPLYQQLQFQREPALPPPAPLLLPPPLPAPSSYPAVMPLHVPRGRHKKSPSKARAQEVQQVGALRHTAQGLGVPVLPFLPEPEPPLGPFGGLDMQWYEVTSQLSPPQPRRLDPGWCVHPMVLQPSRLSPLTQSPLSSLQGSPIRPRPRPRPGHTPPSLQSEASEITLLPPSTASFSRKSSPSPSASASASPGRRSQRGSPRHRALTGPEKSPPSPRDARSEATGQRRGGDPPGSRGVSGRMETCLREAISTPPPFTSTGRPADRQVRSHDHRTAVSASQTAPSPVLRR